One Methylobacterium sp. 77 DNA window includes the following coding sequences:
- a CDS encoding urea amidolyase associated protein UAAP2 — translation MTNATDLLLDEVVPAQAPWSGLVRKGQTLRITDTDGCQAVDTLFYRAGDMGERYSSQDTLRVQGSAYVTTGTRLVSNEGRVMAIVTADSCGRHDTSAGACSCEANTVRFGHATKYLHACRENFALEVAKYGLSKRDIPPNINFFMNVPIEQNGELAIVDGVSGPGDYVEVTAEMDVICVISNCPQINNPCNGFNPTPIRVSIRDAG, via the coding sequence ATGACGAACGCAACAGATCTCCTCCTCGACGAGGTCGTGCCGGCCCAGGCGCCCTGGTCCGGCCTCGTGCGCAAGGGTCAAACCCTGCGCATCACCGATACCGACGGCTGCCAGGCGGTCGATACGCTGTTCTACCGCGCCGGTGACATGGGCGAGCGCTACTCGTCGCAGGACACGCTGCGGGTCCAGGGCTCCGCCTATGTCACCACCGGCACGCGGCTCGTTTCCAACGAGGGCCGGGTGATGGCCATCGTGACCGCCGATTCCTGCGGCCGGCACGACACCTCGGCGGGCGCCTGCTCCTGCGAGGCGAACACCGTGCGCTTCGGCCACGCCACCAAATACCTCCATGCCTGCCGCGAGAACTTCGCCCTGGAGGTCGCGAAATACGGCCTGTCGAAGCGCGACATCCCGCCCAACATCAACTTCTTCATGAACGTGCCGATCGAGCAAAACGGCGAACTCGCCATCGTCGACGGCGTCTCCGGCCCCGGCGACTACGTGGAGGTGACGGCGGAGATGGACGTGATCTGCGTGATCTCGAACTGCCCGCAGATCAACAATCCCTGCAACGGCTTCAACCCGACCCCGATCCGAGTGTCGATCCGGGACGCGGGCTGA
- the atzF gene encoding allophanate hydrolase — MLPTILDLATLRDLYASGGLTPVSLMQEVADRMAASNDPAIFITALDRASLVRAAEDLLARHPEPNALPLWGVPFAVKDNIDVAGLPTTAACPAFAYEAQADAEVVARLKAAGALCIGKTNLDQFATGLNGTRSPYGAPRSVFSAEHVSGGSSSGSAVAVAAGLASFSLGTDTAGSGRVPAMFNNLVGIKPTPGLLSTTGLVPACRSLDCISIFSASVGDGLAIRRIAEGFDAADPFSREAVPHPLPETGLRFGVLTPGEREFYGDAEREALYDAAIARLEGLGATAVPFDYAPFREIATLLYNGPWVAERLAAIAPFFAKHADALDPSVRTIVESANGYSAVDAFEGRYALEALRRRTEATWAKVDILLLPTSPTTYTVAQMQADPIRLNSHFGHYTNFANLLGYAAIAVPGGFGADGLPGGVTLVGPGFSDEALGSWADALHRSAASGMGVDRSAILPDANRNPVPEAPAIGLVVVGAHLSGLPLNHQLTELGGRLMTRTRTSREYRLYALPGTHPAKPGLINEPGFVGPSLEVEVWALPPAGFGHFVAAIPAPLGIGKITLEDGSHVSGFLCESHAVRGAEEVTGHGGWRAYLASR, encoded by the coding sequence ATGCTGCCGACCATCCTCGATCTCGCCACCCTGCGCGACCTCTACGCTTCGGGCGGCCTCACGCCGGTCTCGCTGATGCAGGAGGTGGCCGACCGCATGGCGGCTTCAAACGATCCCGCCATCTTCATCACGGCCCTCGACCGCGCCTCCCTGGTGCGGGCCGCCGAAGACCTCCTGGCGCGCCACCCGGAGCCGAACGCGCTGCCGCTCTGGGGCGTGCCCTTCGCGGTGAAGGACAACATCGATGTCGCCGGCCTGCCGACGACCGCGGCCTGCCCGGCCTTCGCCTACGAGGCACAGGCGGATGCCGAGGTGGTCGCTCGGCTGAAGGCCGCAGGCGCGCTCTGCATCGGTAAGACCAATCTCGACCAGTTCGCCACCGGCCTCAACGGCACGCGCTCGCCTTACGGCGCACCGCGCAGCGTCTTCAGCGCCGAGCACGTCTCGGGCGGGTCGAGCTCGGGTTCGGCGGTGGCGGTGGCGGCGGGGCTCGCGAGCTTCTCGCTCGGGACCGATACGGCCGGTTCGGGCCGCGTGCCGGCCATGTTCAACAACCTCGTCGGGATCAAGCCGACACCGGGCCTGTTGAGCACAACCGGCCTCGTCCCCGCCTGCCGCAGCCTCGATTGCATCAGCATCTTCTCGGCCAGCGTCGGCGACGGGCTGGCGATCCGCCGCATCGCGGAGGGGTTCGACGCCGCCGATCCGTTCTCGCGGGAGGCGGTGCCGCATCCCCTGCCCGAGACCGGCCTGCGCTTCGGCGTCCTGACGCCGGGCGAGCGTGAGTTCTACGGCGATGCCGAGCGGGAGGCGCTCTACGATGCGGCCATCGCGCGTTTGGAGGGTCTCGGCGCCACGGCGGTGCCGTTCGACTACGCGCCGTTCCGCGAGATCGCGACGCTGCTCTATAACGGCCCCTGGGTCGCCGAGCGGCTGGCCGCCATCGCCCCATTCTTCGCCAAGCATGCCGACGCCCTCGACCCGAGCGTGCGCACCATCGTCGAATCCGCCAACGGCTACAGCGCGGTCGATGCCTTCGAGGGCCGCTACGCCCTGGAAGCCCTGCGGCGACGCACCGAGGCGACCTGGGCAAAGGTCGATATCCTGCTCCTGCCGACCTCGCCGACGACCTACACGGTGGCGCAGATGCAGGCCGACCCGATCCGCCTGAACAGCCATTTCGGGCATTACACCAACTTCGCGAATCTCCTCGGATACGCGGCGATCGCGGTACCCGGCGGGTTCGGCGCCGATGGCCTGCCCGGCGGCGTCACCCTCGTCGGCCCCGGATTCAGCGATGAGGCGCTCGGGTCCTGGGCAGATGCGCTCCACCGATCGGCGGCGAGCGGAATGGGCGTCGACCGCTCCGCCATCCTGCCTGACGCCAACCGCAATCCGGTCCCCGAGGCCCCCGCGATCGGCCTCGTCGTCGTGGGTGCCCACCTGTCCGGATTGCCGCTCAACCACCAGCTCACCGAGCTCGGCGGCCGGTTGATGACGCGCACGCGGACCTCGCGCGAGTACCGGCTCTACGCCTTGCCGGGCACCCATCCGGCCAAGCCGGGGCTGATTAACGAGCCGGGATTCGTCGGCCCGAGTCTGGAAGTCGAGGTCTGGGCCCTGCCTCCGGCCGGCTTCGGCCACTTCGTCGCCGCGATCCCCGCCCCCCTCGGGATCGGCAAGATCACCCTGGAAGACGGCTCGCACGTGTCCGGATTTCTCTGTGAATCTCATGCGGTCAGGGGCGCCGAGGAGGTCACCGGCCATGGTGGCTGGCGCGCCTACCTCGCCTCCCGCTGA
- the uca gene encoding urea carboxylase — protein MFEKILIANRGEIARRIARTCRRMGVRSVAVYSDADRFTRGVLEADEAVRLGPAPASESYLDVEAVIAACRATGAQAVHPGYGFLSENVVFAERLAAEGIVFIGPRPEHLRAFGLKHTARDLARASGVPLLPGTGLLPDLAAAVAAAETIGYPVMLKSTAGGGGIGMRLCASADELREHYTSVERTARASFGDARVYLERFVGEARHVEVQIFGDGRGRVVALGERDCSLQRRNQKVIEETPAPGLSDAVRERLHAASVALGASVSYASAGTVEYIYDPAREDFSFLEVNTRLQVEHPVTEAVFGIDLVEWMIRQAAGEDVIGAAGPLAPRGAAMEARLYAEIPHANFAPSAGLLTEVRFPADARIDGWIETGTEVTTHYDPMLAKIIVAGEDRQAALLALRKALDESAVSGIETNLDYLRAIAGSDLFASGRVATTALRDFSHAPRSIEVLVPGAQSSLQELPGRIGLWHVGVPPSGPMDARSFRDANALVGNPPDTCALELTVSGPTLRFHAAATVALAGAAMTARLDGVAQPHGRAFSVEAGQVLSIGAIAGPGQRSYLALSGGFAAPLVLGSRATFALGAFGGHATGVLKAGDVLHLGDAPGGEASSPEPAPLTHAWEIGTVYGPHGAPDFFRDEDISDLFSASYEVHFNSARTGVRLIGPTPRWARSDGGEAGLHPSNLHDNAYAIGAIDFTGDMPILLGPDGPSLGGFVCPAVIARDEQWKMGQLRPGDTVRFKAVERSGDVPLSPLRERVPAEQAGEGATSADTANPSPDPLRGPPSPAEGEGKRAAGSPILATDESGPVRVVYRRQGDDNLLVEYGEMALDIGIRLRVHLLAEAVAAARLPGLIDLTPGIRSLQIHYDGTTLPRARLLGQLREIEAALPAVEDVTVPSRVVHLPLSWNDPQAELAMRKYQELVRPNAPWCPSNIEFIRRINGLDSEADVKRIIFDASYLVMGLGDVYLGAPVATPVDPRHRLVTTKYNPARTWTPENAVGIGGAYMCIYGMEGPGGYQLFGRTIQIWNTWRMTKDFVPGHPWLLRPFDRIRFFPVSHDELTEARAAFPHGAYPLRIEEGTFSYAEHRAELARNAPEITAAKLRQQNAFEAERQRWKDQGLDSFVADEGAPHGEDDAVPAGHVGVPTTVPGNVWKVLVEEGQTIAAGDTVAILESMKMEIGVASPVAGIVREIRAKPGRTLRGGDLVAIVEEM, from the coding sequence ATGTTCGAGAAGATCCTCATCGCCAATCGCGGCGAGATCGCCCGGCGCATCGCACGCACCTGCCGGCGCATGGGCGTACGGTCGGTGGCGGTCTATTCGGATGCCGACCGCTTCACCCGTGGCGTGCTGGAAGCGGACGAAGCCGTCCGCCTCGGACCGGCGCCGGCATCCGAGAGTTATCTCGACGTCGAGGCCGTCATCGCCGCCTGCAGGGCGACGGGCGCGCAGGCCGTCCATCCCGGCTACGGCTTCCTGTCGGAAAACGTGGTCTTCGCCGAGCGTCTCGCGGCGGAGGGCATCGTCTTCATCGGCCCTCGGCCCGAGCACCTGCGCGCCTTCGGTCTCAAGCACACGGCGCGCGACCTCGCCCGCGCCAGCGGTGTGCCTCTCCTGCCGGGCACCGGCCTGCTGCCGGATCTGGCCGCCGCCGTCGCGGCGGCCGAGACCATCGGCTACCCGGTGATGCTGAAAAGCACGGCGGGCGGCGGCGGCATCGGCATGCGCCTCTGCGCCTCGGCCGACGAGTTGCGCGAGCATTACACCAGCGTCGAGCGTACGGCGCGGGCGAGCTTCGGCGATGCCCGCGTCTATCTCGAACGCTTCGTCGGCGAAGCGCGTCACGTGGAGGTGCAGATCTTCGGCGACGGTCGCGGCCGTGTCGTGGCTTTGGGCGAGCGCGACTGCTCGCTTCAGCGCCGCAACCAGAAGGTCATCGAGGAGACGCCGGCGCCGGGCCTGTCGGATGCGGTGCGGGAGCGCCTCCACGCGGCCTCGGTCGCGCTCGGTGCCAGCGTGTCCTACGCCTCGGCGGGGACGGTGGAATACATCTACGACCCCGCCCGCGAGGATTTCTCCTTCCTCGAAGTGAATACCCGGCTCCAGGTCGAGCACCCGGTCACCGAGGCTGTGTTCGGCATCGACCTCGTCGAATGGATGATCCGACAGGCGGCCGGCGAGGATGTGATCGGCGCGGCCGGTCCTCTGGCCCCGCGCGGCGCGGCGATGGAGGCGCGCCTCTATGCCGAGATTCCGCACGCCAACTTCGCCCCGAGCGCCGGCCTGCTCACCGAGGTGAGGTTTCCCGCCGATGCCCGCATCGACGGCTGGATCGAAACCGGCACCGAGGTGACGACGCATTACGATCCGATGCTCGCCAAGATCATCGTGGCGGGCGAAGACCGCCAAGCCGCGCTCCTCGCCCTGCGCAAGGCCCTGGACGAAAGCGCGGTCTCGGGAATCGAGACCAATCTCGATTACCTGCGCGCCATCGCCGGGTCGGACCTGTTCGCTTCGGGGCGTGTCGCGACCACGGCGTTGCGCGACTTCTCCCATGCACCGCGCAGCATCGAAGTGCTGGTCCCCGGGGCGCAATCGAGCCTGCAGGAACTGCCCGGCCGCATCGGCCTCTGGCATGTGGGCGTGCCACCGAGCGGGCCGATGGATGCGCGCTCGTTCCGCGATGCCAATGCCCTCGTCGGCAACCCGCCCGATACCTGCGCCCTCGAACTCACCGTGTCGGGGCCGACCCTGCGGTTCCATGCCGCCGCCACCGTGGCACTGGCCGGAGCCGCGATGACGGCGCGCCTCGACGGCGTCGCGCAGCCCCATGGCCGGGCGTTCTCCGTCGAGGCCGGGCAGGTCCTGAGCATCGGTGCGATCGCCGGCCCCGGCCAGCGCAGCTACCTCGCCCTGAGCGGGGGCTTTGCCGCCCCACTGGTGCTCGGTTCGCGGGCAACCTTCGCGCTGGGAGCTTTCGGCGGTCACGCCACCGGCGTCCTGAAGGCCGGCGACGTTCTCCATCTCGGCGACGCGCCGGGAGGCGAGGCCTCGTCGCCCGAACCCGCGCCGCTCACCCATGCCTGGGAGATCGGAACCGTCTACGGGCCGCACGGCGCGCCGGATTTCTTCCGGGACGAGGACATTTCGGATTTGTTCTCAGCCTCTTACGAGGTTCACTTCAACTCGGCTCGCACCGGCGTGCGCCTCATCGGGCCGACACCCCGCTGGGCGCGGAGCGACGGCGGCGAGGCCGGTTTGCACCCGTCGAACCTCCACGACAACGCCTACGCGATCGGCGCCATCGACTTCACCGGCGACATGCCGATCCTCCTCGGGCCGGATGGTCCCAGTCTCGGCGGCTTCGTCTGCCCGGCGGTGATCGCCCGCGACGAGCAGTGGAAGATGGGCCAGCTCCGGCCGGGAGATACGGTTCGGTTCAAGGCGGTGGAGAGGTCGGGGGACGTCCCCCTTTCCCCTCTGCGGGAGAGGGTGCCTGCGGAGCAGGCGGGAGAGGGGGCGACCTCTGCGGATACGGCGAACCCCTCTCCCGACCCACTTCGCGGGCCACCCTCCCCCGCGGAGGGGGAAGGGAAAAGGGCCGCCGGCTCGCCCATCCTCGCCACCGACGAATCCGGCCCCGTTCGGGTGGTCTACCGCCGCCAGGGCGACGACAACCTGCTGGTCGAGTACGGCGAGATGGCCCTCGACATCGGCATCCGCCTGCGCGTTCATCTGCTGGCCGAGGCGGTCGCGGCGGCGAGGCTCCCCGGCCTGATCGATCTGACGCCGGGCATCCGCTCGCTTCAGATCCATTATGACGGCACGACGTTGCCGCGTGCGCGCCTGCTCGGACAGTTGCGCGAGATCGAGGCCGCCCTGCCGGCGGTGGAGGACGTGACGGTGCCGAGCCGCGTCGTCCACCTGCCGCTGTCCTGGAACGACCCCCAGGCCGAGCTCGCCATGCGCAAGTATCAGGAGCTGGTGCGCCCGAACGCCCCCTGGTGCCCCTCCAACATCGAGTTCATTCGCCGCATCAACGGGTTGGACTCGGAGGCTGATGTAAAACGCATCATCTTCGATGCGAGTTATCTGGTGATGGGGCTGGGCGACGTCTATCTCGGTGCCCCGGTGGCGACGCCGGTGGATCCGCGCCATCGCCTCGTCACCACCAAGTACAATCCCGCCCGGACCTGGACGCCGGAGAACGCGGTCGGCATCGGCGGCGCCTACATGTGCATCTACGGCATGGAGGGGCCCGGCGGTTACCAGCTCTTCGGCCGCACCATCCAGATCTGGAACACCTGGCGGATGACGAAGGATTTCGTCCCCGGCCATCCCTGGCTGCTGCGCCCGTTCGACCGCATCCGCTTCTTCCCCGTGAGCCACGACGAACTGACGGAGGCGCGGGCCGCCTTCCCGCACGGTGCCTACCCTCTGAGGATCGAGGAGGGGACGTTCTCCTATGCGGAGCATCGGGCGGAACTCGCCCGGAACGCGCCAGAGATCACGGCCGCGAAACTGCGCCAGCAGAACGCCTTCGAGGCCGAGCGGCAGCGATGGAAGGACCAAGGGCTCGACAGCTTCGTCGCCGACGAGGGTGCCCCCCATGGCGAAGACGATGCGGTGCCGGCGGGTCATGTCGGTGTGCCGACCACGGTTCCGGGCAATGTCTGGAAAGTGCTGGTCGAGGAAGGCCAGACCATCGCCGCCGGTGACACGGTGGCGATCCTCGAATCGATGAAGATGGAAATCGGCGTCGCCTCGCCCGTGGCGGGAATCGTGCGTGAGATCCGCGCCAAGCCGGGACGTACCCTGCGCGGCGGCGATCTCGTCGCCATCGTCGAAGAGATGTGA
- a CDS encoding cupin domain-containing protein, which produces MEIVRLLHTFGGPMLALFGGMGARSVGTLVTGLGRSVGTVDFSDAPRPCKPYRPERERIVSGDPAQTVSFAFKSEDGHFSAGTWTCQPGKWHIDFAQDEFVHILEGVVIVTDSGGLAKTYRAGDAFISPAGFSGTWDVREPVRKYFTLSGPPA; this is translated from the coding sequence ATGGAGATCGTGAGGCTGCTTCATACGTTCGGCGGTCCGATGCTGGCGCTGTTCGGCGGCATGGGCGCGCGGTCTGTCGGGACGCTCGTGACCGGACTCGGACGGAGTGTCGGGACCGTCGACTTTTCCGACGCGCCGCGCCCCTGCAAGCCCTACCGGCCGGAGCGGGAGCGCATCGTCTCGGGGGACCCCGCGCAGACGGTGAGCTTCGCGTTCAAGAGCGAGGACGGCCACTTCTCCGCCGGAACCTGGACCTGCCAGCCCGGCAAGTGGCACATCGACTTCGCCCAGGACGAGTTCGTCCACATCCTGGAAGGTGTGGTGATCGTCACCGACTCGGGCGGACTCGCCAAGACATACCGCGCGGGGGATGCGTTCATCTCCCCCGCCGGTTTCTCCGGCACCTGGGACGTGCGGGAGCCGGTCCGGAAGTACTTTACCCTGAGCGGTCCACCGGCTTAA
- a CDS encoding creatininase family protein, which yields MTMPASPLLWADRTWEELPGDLSAVAHAAILPVGATEQHGPHLGTGMDFVLAEALTHAVSARTRVPVLPTLPYGCSLGHSRRWPGTITLDPVMMTRLVAQIGTSAYHSGVRRLFIVNAHVTNAAPLRCALEMLRAAHDDLMVALVNSATVSERVRAAHFADAGDWHANAAETALMLAMAPGLVRPDRIAAADDPDRTEGLVFSHPVNRTSLNGVTGRPSQASLEDGKRLFGWMVEDLSSLVLRGLSETPPLSHSFSVSA from the coding sequence ATGACGATGCCCGCATCCCCCCTCCTCTGGGCCGACCGCACCTGGGAAGAACTCCCCGGCGACCTGTCCGCCGTCGCCCATGCGGCGATCCTGCCGGTGGGGGCCACCGAGCAGCACGGGCCCCATCTCGGCACCGGCATGGATTTCGTCCTGGCCGAGGCCCTGACCCATGCGGTTTCGGCGCGGACCCGCGTGCCGGTGCTGCCGACCCTGCCCTATGGCTGCTCCCTCGGGCACAGCCGGCGCTGGCCCGGAACGATCACCCTCGATCCCGTCATGATGACGCGGCTCGTGGCGCAGATCGGCACCTCGGCCTACCATTCGGGCGTGCGGCGTCTGTTCATCGTCAACGCCCACGTCACCAATGCGGCGCCCCTGCGCTGTGCCCTCGAGATGCTGCGCGCCGCCCATGACGACCTCATGGTGGCGCTGGTGAATTCCGCCACGGTGAGCGAGCGCGTCCGCGCCGCGCATTTCGCCGATGCCGGGGATTGGCACGCCAACGCCGCCGAGACCGCGCTGATGCTGGCGATGGCGCCCGGACTGGTGCGCCCGGACCGCATCGCCGCCGCGGACGATCCCGACCGGACGGAGGGGCTCGTCTTCTCCCATCCGGTCAACCGCACCAGCCTGAACGGCGTCACCGGACGTCCCTCGCAGGCCAGCCTCGAAGACGGGAAACGCCTGTTCGGCTGGATGGTCGAGGACCTGTCGTCCCTCGTCCTGCGTGGCCTCTCCGAGACCCCGCCCCTCTCCCATTCCTTCTCCGTTTCCGCTTAA
- the glnT gene encoding type III glutamate--ammonia ligase, with product MAHATEIDPAIAKLQDELRAKGVKYVIGAYVDIHGVQKAKVVPIDHLPQMAAGSERYTGYALDGLGQAPNEDELASVPDFSGLIQLPWESKLAWCPADLTFQGQPYPLSTRVALKTVMAEAETMGFGFNLGIECEIFLLKQAEDGSLHTPVADDKLVKPCYDVRGFVDNFSWLDKVATTINDLGWDLYSFDHEDACGQFEFDFNYADALTMCDRLTFFRMMAKHYAKEEGLIATMMPKPFADRTGNGAHFNMSLSDKETGKNVFACDPKDDPRGLGLTETGYHFIGGVLKHGRALCAAFAPTVNSYKRLVRQGSMAGFSWAPVFNSYGSNNRTNSVRVPAGGGRCESRNADGAVNPYLAAALVLAAGLEGVRERIDPGAPNEDNLYDLTDAQRAERGIEFLPQTLAEAVEAFAADPLVEKTLGKALRDEFIRYKRAEWEEYHLTVSAWEIERYSHLF from the coding sequence ATGGCGCACGCCACCGAAATCGATCCCGCTATCGCCAAGCTGCAGGACGAGCTGCGCGCCAAGGGCGTGAAATACGTCATCGGTGCCTATGTCGACATCCACGGCGTGCAGAAGGCCAAGGTGGTGCCCATCGACCACCTGCCGCAGATGGCGGCAGGGTCCGAGCGCTATACCGGCTATGCCCTCGACGGGCTCGGGCAGGCCCCGAACGAGGACGAGCTCGCCTCGGTCCCCGACTTCTCAGGGCTGATCCAGCTGCCCTGGGAATCCAAGCTCGCCTGGTGCCCGGCCGACCTCACCTTCCAGGGACAGCCCTACCCGCTCTCCACCCGCGTCGCCCTGAAGACCGTCATGGCCGAGGCCGAGACCATGGGCTTCGGCTTCAATCTCGGCATCGAATGCGAGATCTTCCTGCTGAAGCAGGCCGAGGACGGCTCGCTGCACACGCCGGTCGCCGACGATAAGCTGGTGAAGCCCTGCTACGACGTGCGCGGCTTCGTCGACAATTTCTCCTGGCTCGACAAGGTCGCCACCACGATCAACGATCTCGGCTGGGACCTTTATTCCTTCGACCACGAGGATGCCTGCGGCCAGTTCGAGTTCGACTTCAACTATGCCGACGCTCTCACCATGTGCGACCGGCTGACCTTCTTCCGCATGATGGCCAAGCACTACGCCAAGGAGGAAGGCCTCATCGCCACGATGATGCCCAAGCCCTTTGCGGACCGCACCGGCAACGGCGCGCATTTCAACATGTCGCTCTCCGACAAGGAGACGGGCAAGAACGTCTTCGCCTGCGACCCGAAGGACGATCCGCGCGGCCTCGGGCTCACCGAGACCGGCTATCACTTCATCGGCGGCGTCCTGAAACACGGGCGCGCCCTCTGCGCCGCCTTCGCGCCGACGGTGAACAGCTACAAGCGCCTCGTGCGGCAGGGCTCGATGGCCGGGTTCTCCTGGGCGCCGGTGTTCAACTCCTACGGCTCGAACAACCGCACCAATTCGGTGCGCGTGCCGGCCGGCGGCGGGCGCTGCGAGAGCCGCAACGCCGATGGCGCGGTGAACCCCTATCTCGCCGCCGCCCTCGTCCTCGCGGCCGGGCTGGAGGGCGTGCGCGAGCGCATCGATCCCGGCGCGCCCAACGAGGACAATCTCTACGACCTCACCGATGCGCAGCGCGCCGAGCGCGGCATCGAGTTCCTGCCCCAGACCCTCGCCGAGGCGGTGGAGGCCTTCGCCGCCGACCCCCTGGTGGAGAAGACCCTCGGCAAGGCGTTGCGCGACGAGTTCATCCGCTACAAGCGCGCCGAATGGGAGGAATACCACCTCACGGTCAGTGCCTGGGAGATCGAGCGCTACAGCCATCTTTTCTAG
- a CDS encoding ABC transporter ATP-binding protein: protein MSAGAPQIPPLAVLPIEACDYRTQCEPVRARFEKLKSRDIALRVEKLTKTFTKPGGGVTVALKDIDLVTHRREFLCVVGPSGCGKSTFVRILAGLETSTSGIVSVEGVPVSGPGADRGMVFQGYTLFPWLSVLRNVAFGLEENGTPRREAEREARQWLALIGLEAFADSYPHQLSGGMKQRVAIARALATRPRILLMDEPFSALDTQSRARMQAYLIEIWKKIDITIVFITHDLDEAVHLADRILVLSAHPGEVAELIEVPVPRPRSHGQALTPEFRATRARLDALIHPPKDEGEESVASDVVTRMTSAGDEVE, encoded by the coding sequence ATGAGCGCGGGTGCTCCCCAGATCCCGCCGCTCGCGGTTCTGCCGATCGAGGCCTGCGACTACCGCACCCAGTGCGAGCCCGTCCGCGCCCGGTTCGAGAAGCTGAAGAGCCGCGACATCGCCTTGCGCGTCGAGAAGCTGACGAAGACCTTCACCAAGCCCGGCGGCGGCGTGACGGTGGCCTTGAAGGACATCGACCTCGTCACCCACCGGCGCGAATTCCTCTGCGTGGTCGGGCCTTCGGGGTGCGGCAAGTCCACCTTCGTGCGCATCCTCGCCGGGCTGGAGACCTCAACGTCGGGAATCGTCAGCGTCGAGGGCGTTCCGGTCTCGGGGCCGGGTGCCGACCGGGGCATGGTGTTCCAGGGCTACACCCTGTTCCCCTGGCTCAGCGTGCTGCGCAACGTCGCCTTCGGACTCGAGGAGAACGGCACGCCGCGCCGCGAGGCCGAGCGCGAGGCCCGGCAATGGCTGGCCCTGATCGGGCTGGAGGCCTTCGCCGATTCCTATCCGCATCAGCTCTCCGGCGGGATGAAGCAGCGCGTGGCGATCGCCCGCGCGCTCGCCACGCGGCCGCGCATCCTGCTCATGGACGAGCCGTTCTCGGCCCTCGACACCCAGTCGCGCGCCCGGATGCAGGCCTATCTCATCGAGATCTGGAAGAAGATCGACATCACCATCGTCTTCATCACCCACGACCTCGACGAGGCTGTGCATCTGGCCGACCGCATCCTGGTGCTGAGCGCGCATCCGGGCGAGGTCGCCGAACTGATCGAGGTGCCGGTGCCCCGACCCCGCAGCCACGGGCAGGCCCTCACTCCCGAATTCCGCGCCACCCGCGCCCGTCTCGATGCGCTGATCCACCCGCCGAAGGACGAGGGCGAGGAGAGTGTGGCCTCCGATGTGGTGACGCGGATGACCTCGGCCGGGGACGAGGTGGAATGA
- a CDS encoding urea amidolyase associated protein UAAP1, producing the protein MTDTASIIAENRRRYEDLKAQGQGHAPRALPPPSPLGLALDETAILHTETIPGGWYCTFELNAGEALRIGLDHGPSSVVLVAWNAAETSERLNYADTVKVQWTAALQRGRVLFSDMGRVMLSLIEDSSGAHDALMGGSNAASNAARYAGGPYRNTRDNLVLAAMKAGLDRRDIPACVTFFAPVTVGAEGRFAWNEAGRRSGDFVDLRAELDLLVTLSNCPHPLDPNPDYAPNPVVVTRFRAPVAMADDLCRTATVEAVRGFENNAAIGF; encoded by the coding sequence ATGACCGATACCGCCAGCATCATCGCCGAGAATCGGCGTCGCTACGAGGACTTGAAGGCGCAGGGCCAGGGCCATGCCCCCCGCGCCCTGCCGCCGCCCTCCCCGTTGGGACTGGCCCTCGACGAAACGGCGATCCTTCACACCGAGACCATCCCCGGCGGCTGGTACTGCACCTTCGAACTCAATGCGGGGGAGGCCCTGCGGATCGGCCTCGACCACGGCCCGTCGAGCGTCGTCCTGGTGGCCTGGAACGCCGCCGAGACCTCCGAGCGCCTGAACTACGCCGACACCGTGAAGGTGCAGTGGACCGCCGCCCTCCAGCGCGGCCGAGTGCTGTTCTCCGACATGGGCCGGGTGATGCTCTCGCTGATCGAGGATTCCTCCGGCGCCCACGATGCCCTGATGGGCGGCTCCAATGCCGCCTCGAACGCCGCGCGCTATGCAGGCGGCCCGTACCGCAACACCCGCGACAACCTCGTGCTCGCCGCGATGAAGGCCGGGCTCGACCGGCGCGACATCCCCGCCTGCGTCACCTTCTTCGCCCCCGTCACGGTGGGCGCGGAAGGGCGCTTCGCCTGGAACGAGGCGGGCCGGCGATCGGGCGACTTCGTCGACCTGCGCGCCGAACTCGACCTTCTCGTCACCCTCTCGAACTGTCCCCACCCCCTCGATCCGAACCCGGATTACGCGCCGAACCCTGTCGTGGTCACGCGCTTCCGGGCACCGGTCGCCATGGCGGACGACCTCTGCCGCACCGCCACGGTCGAGGCCGTGCGCGGCTTTGAAAACAACGCCGCCATCGGCTTCTGA